In a genomic window of Ignavibacteria bacterium:
- a CDS encoding DUF4920 domain-containing protein, producing the protein MVFLVRLRICKFVIDLYTTSRPLMKTFFSVLIACVVMAFTLQDPAPAKKGQEYGAGVKASTVLSLSRAVTEKKFNAPIAVTAMVKEVCQKKGCWMILADGTTKVRVTFKDYSFFMPKDLAGKRIVAEGMLKEDVLSEADARHYAEDAGKSKKEIEKIKGDQQELTFEATGVRVR; encoded by the coding sequence ATGGTGTTCCTTGTTCGTCTGCGAATATGTAAGTTCGTCATTGATCTGTACACAACATCACGCCCCCTTATGAAGACATTTTTCTCTGTGCTCATCGCATGTGTCGTAATGGCATTCACTCTACAAGACCCAGCACCTGCCAAAAAGGGTCAAGAATATGGTGCCGGGGTGAAGGCGTCCACGGTTCTCTCCCTCTCTCGTGCGGTTACAGAGAAGAAGTTCAATGCACCGATCGCCGTAACGGCGATGGTGAAGGAAGTCTGTCAGAAAAAGGGGTGCTGGATGATCCTTGCCGACGGAACAACCAAGGTGCGCGTCACCTTCAAGGATTATAGTTTCTTTATGCCGAAGGATCTTGCCGGTAAACGCATCGTTGCTGAAGGAATGCTCAAAGAAGATGTGCTCAGTGAGGCCGATGCCCGACACTATGCAGAGGATGCCGGGAAGTCGAAGAAGGAGATCGAGAAGATCAAGGGCGACCAACAAGAACTCACGTTTGAGGCTACCGGCGTTCGCGTTCGATGA
- a CDS encoding D-tyrosyl-tRNA(Tyr) deacylase, which translates to MRIVIQRVSSAHVDIDSITVGRIDRGLLALVGITHTDNSMNVAWMAEKLLALRIFPDAEGKMNLSIKETGGGILLVSQFTLYGDVSKGTRPSFVEAARPEHAQPLFNELIRRIEDLSRDAQQPITIATGVFGAMMDVHLVNDGPVTLCLDR; encoded by the coding sequence ATGCGTATTGTCATCCAACGTGTCAGCTCAGCCCACGTAGACATAGACTCCATCACGGTTGGTCGGATCGACCGGGGCTTGTTGGCCCTTGTGGGCATCACCCATACAGACAACTCCATGAACGTGGCGTGGATGGCTGAGAAGCTCCTCGCCCTGCGCATCTTTCCCGATGCTGAAGGGAAGATGAATCTCTCCATCAAGGAGACAGGAGGGGGCATCCTCCTCGTCTCACAATTCACACTCTACGGAGATGTGTCCAAGGGCACAAGACCATCATTCGTCGAGGCCGCACGACCGGAACATGCCCAGCCCCTCTTCAACGAACTCATTCGCCGCATTGAGGATCTCTCCCGAGACGCTCAACAACCGATCACTATCGCCACTGGCGTCTTTGGTGCCATGATGGACGTGCATCTGGTGAATGATGGTCCGGTGACCTTGTGCCTTGACAGGTAG
- the sucB gene encoding 2-oxoglutarate dehydrogenase, E2 component, dihydrolipoamide succinyltransferase, whose product MSIEVVMPKMGESIQEGKILRWVKNVGEKVERDEVILEISTDKVDTEVPSPASGVISQILFAEGDTVEVGKVIAILGDGVAASAPAPAAVPAPAAAPVPAAVPAPVAAPVPTPASGGEVDVVMPKMGESIQEGKVLRWVKKVGDKVERDEVLLEISTDKVDTEVPSPSAGTLVAVLANEGDVVEVGAVIARLSSSVPSSVPSSVPSPVPSPVPSPVPSPVPSPVPSSASAPVPRQSGARFYSPLVRSIASAENISVAELDALPGTGLEGRVTKADVLGYLSRRTNGTAAVPSPVPSSVPSSVPSPVPSSVPSPVPSSALTGGDSIIVPMDRMRQLISEHMTRSKQTSAHVTSVAEADVTGMVKLREKYKDAFLKREGIKLTYNPFFGWAACEAVKLWPGINVSVDGKNIIQHRRVNLGMATALPDGNLIVPVIKSAETLNITGIARSMNDLANRARTKKLTPDDISGGTITVTNVGSFGSLFGTPVINQPQTAIIGLGAIQKRPVVRELDGEDVIVVRSMVYLSITYDHRVIDGALATQALAAMCRALEGINESTVTL is encoded by the coding sequence ATGAGCATTGAAGTTGTGATGCCCAAGATGGGCGAATCCATTCAAGAAGGAAAGATCCTTCGATGGGTGAAGAATGTTGGTGAAAAGGTTGAACGTGATGAAGTGATCCTTGAGATCTCTACGGATAAGGTGGACACGGAAGTTCCGTCTCCTGCATCTGGTGTGATCTCGCAGATCCTCTTCGCCGAAGGCGATACGGTTGAGGTAGGGAAGGTCATCGCCATCCTTGGTGATGGAGTGGCTGCATCAGCGCCTGCTCCGGCGGCTGTTCCAGCGCCTGCAGCAGCACCTGTTCCAGCGGCTGTTCCAGCGCCTGTAGCAGCGCCTGTTCCTACTCCCGCATCCGGTGGAGAGGTGGACGTAGTGATGCCAAAGATGGGCGAGTCCATCCAAGAGGGTAAGGTTCTTCGCTGGGTGAAGAAGGTTGGAGACAAGGTTGAGCGTGATGAAGTGCTCCTAGAAATCTCCACGGACAAGGTGGACACAGAAGTGCCATCACCAAGTGCAGGCACGCTTGTTGCCGTCCTCGCAAATGAAGGAGACGTCGTTGAAGTTGGCGCAGTTATCGCTCGCCTTTCATCTTCAGTCCCATCTTCAGTCCCATCTTCAGTCCCATCCCCAGTCCCATCCCCAGTCCCATCCCCAGTCCCATCCCCAGTCCCATCCCCAGTCCCGTCTTCCGCCTCAGCCCCAGTCCCGCGACAGTCAGGTGCACGGTTCTATTCGCCCCTTGTACGAAGCATTGCATCTGCTGAGAATATCAGCGTTGCCGAGCTTGATGCACTGCCCGGTACCGGTCTTGAAGGTCGCGTTACGAAGGCTGATGTGCTGGGATATCTCTCGCGCCGTACTAATGGTACAGCAGCAGTCCCATCCCCAGTCCCATCTTCAGTCCCATCTTCAGTCCCATCCCCAGTCCCATCTTCAGTCCCATCCCCAGTCCCATCTTCAGCCCTCACCGGTGGCGACAGCATCATCGTCCCGATGGACCGTATGCGTCAGCTCATCTCCGAGCACATGACACGTTCGAAGCAGACATCTGCACACGTGACCAGCGTTGCTGAGGCAGATGTCACAGGAATGGTCAAGCTCCGTGAGAAGTACAAGGACGCCTTCCTCAAGCGCGAGGGGATCAAGCTCACCTACAACCCATTCTTCGGATGGGCAGCCTGTGAGGCAGTGAAGCTATGGCCTGGTATCAATGTGAGTGTTGACGGAAAGAACATTATTCAGCACCGCAGAGTAAACCTTGGCATGGCAACGGCCCTGCCTGATGGTAATCTCATCGTCCCTGTGATCAAGAGCGCAGAGACGCTGAACATCACCGGCATTGCCCGCTCGATGAACGATCTTGCCAACCGCGCACGGACAAAGAAGCTTACGCCTGATGATATCTCCGGCGGCACCATCACCGTTACCAACGTTGGCTCATTTGGGTCGCTCTTTGGAACTCCGGTGATCAATCAACCACAGACCGCCATCATCGGCCTCGGTGCTATTCAGAAGCGTCCGGTGGTTCGTGAACTCGATGGCGAAGACGTGATCGTTGTTCGCAGCATGGTCTACCTCTCCATCACCTACGATCACCGCGTGATCGACGGTGCCTTGGCCACGCAGGCACTCGCTGCAATGTGCAGAGCGCTTGAAGGCATCAACGAGAGCACCGTTACGCTGTAA
- a CDS encoding TIGR01777 family protein yields MNTIILAGGSGFLGRHLATAFRQKGFSVITVSRSVQRGGDGSTITWDALPGVVDGATAVINLAGSNIGGKRWSNAVRHEILQSRLDATRKIVAAIHAAAKPPALINASAVGYYGNTYVPCNEAIPAGQTFAAQVVDKWEHEAQKAADVTRVAILRVGVVLDAKEGALPRLSLPMKLFIGGPLGSGRQWFPWVHRDDVVNAFVWAATTSDASGPYNVVAPEDVTMRQFARELGRVLHRPSWLRVPEFVLRLLLGRQADIVVHGQHVIPMRLGGTTFRFLYPTLNEALRRIG; encoded by the coding sequence ATGAACACAATTATCCTGGCCGGCGGCTCGGGCTTTCTCGGCCGTCACCTCGCTACCGCCTTCCGTCAAAAGGGCTTCTCCGTAATCACAGTCTCTCGGAGCGTCCAACGAGGTGGAGATGGCTCAACCATCACCTGGGATGCCTTACCAGGCGTTGTGGATGGGGCCACAGCCGTGATCAATCTTGCCGGCAGCAACATCGGCGGTAAGCGCTGGAGTAATGCCGTTCGCCACGAGATCCTTCAAAGTAGGCTCGATGCCACGCGCAAGATCGTAGCCGCTATTCACGCAGCAGCAAAACCTCCGGCTCTCATCAACGCCTCGGCTGTTGGGTATTATGGGAATACCTACGTGCCGTGCAATGAAGCCATCCCGGCCGGACAGACATTTGCAGCCCAGGTGGTAGACAAGTGGGAACACGAAGCCCAAAAGGCGGCAGACGTCACGAGAGTAGCTATCCTACGCGTTGGAGTGGTCCTGGATGCAAAGGAAGGGGCTCTCCCTCGCCTGTCACTCCCGATGAAACTCTTCATTGGGGGCCCTCTCGGAAGCGGACGCCAGTGGTTCCCGTGGGTCCACCGAGACGATGTGGTCAATGCCTTTGTATGGGCTGCTACAACGAGCGATGCCTCAGGTCCGTACAACGTTGTTGCGCCGGAAGATGTAACAATGCGTCAGTTCGCGCGCGAACTCGGACGCGTCCTCCACAGGCCGTCGTGGCTTCGAGTTCCTGAATTCGTTCTACGACTCCTGCTTGGACGTCAGGCAGACATCGTCGTACACGGCCAACACGTTATCCCAATGCGCCTGGGAGGAACGACGTTCCGTTTCCTGTACCCAACCCTGAACGAGGCGTTACGGAGAATTGGTTAA
- a CDS encoding 50S ribosomal protein L9 encodes MKIILRQDVESLGHIGEIATVKAGYARNYLIPNQLAYVATPGAIRSLETEKKQYEGRMAKARTHAEGIAAQLAELQITVPMQVGEEGRIFGSVTGPMIAQELELRGFTVDKRNIIIDEPIKTLGIFDVKVKLHTDVIAPLKVWVIGQE; translated from the coding sequence ATGAAAATCATCCTTCGACAAGACGTTGAGAGCTTGGGCCACATCGGCGAGATCGCCACAGTGAAGGCCGGATATGCTCGCAACTACCTGATCCCGAATCAACTCGCCTACGTGGCAACACCTGGCGCTATCCGCTCGCTTGAGACGGAAAAGAAGCAATATGAGGGCCGTATGGCCAAGGCGCGCACACATGCCGAAGGCATCGCAGCGCAACTCGCAGAGCTTCAGATCACCGTCCCTATGCAGGTTGGCGAAGAGGGTCGCATCTTCGGTTCCGTAACCGGACCGATGATCGCTCAAGAACTTGAACTCCGCGGATTCACCGTGGATAAGCGGAACATCATCATCGACGAGCCGATCAAGACACTTGGCATCTTCGATGTAAAGGTGAAGCTCCATACCGACGTTATCGCTCCTCTCAAGGTGTGGGTCATCGGTCAAGAGTGA
- the rpsF gene encoding 30S ribosomal protein S6 encodes MSVRRLYETTYILNAALEDADIDAIVKRVNDFLEENGAQMVELNKMGRRRLAYPIKKKYNGFYVYLAFDAPAEALPLLEKFFFLEEGVMRHLILQLDPKLREFRKVRAEAQAIRAAAMAEAAKTGMPIL; translated from the coding sequence ATGAGTGTTCGTCGCCTGTACGAAACAACCTACATCCTCAACGCTGCGCTTGAAGATGCCGACATCGACGCGATCGTAAAGCGCGTCAACGATTTCCTCGAAGAGAACGGTGCCCAGATGGTCGAACTCAACAAGATGGGACGTCGTCGCCTGGCCTATCCGATCAAGAAGAAGTACAACGGATTCTACGTGTACTTGGCATTCGATGCCCCAGCAGAGGCCCTTCCGCTTCTGGAGAAGTTCTTCTTCCTCGAAGAAGGCGTGATGCGTCATCTTATTCTGCAACTCGATCCAAAGCTTCGCGAGTTCCGTAAGGTCCGTGCAGAAGCTCAGGCCATTCGTGCTGCCGCCATGGCAGAAGCCGCGAAGACCGGCATGCCGATCCTTTAA
- a CDS encoding 30S ribosomal protein S1, with protein MSEQNPDLEPNAEAAAEAAPEATPSQAPEAAPVAVTEPVAEAVAEPVAEAVAEPVAEPVAEPVAEPVAEPVAEPVAEAVAEAAPEPTPESAAEAAANAAKKEEERKHKEEERKKRDEAYAILEGFKAAGTAFDVSIAERVKGGLRGEFNGLRIFLPASHFGVRKNVPEEELNGLIGQTVRVKVHELQSDDTGYKSAVVTRRDILLEDFWAAIQPGAVYDGVVSSVTPFGAFVNIGGVEGLVHVSRLSKTRVENPADVVKKGDKLKVTVAEVDREKRKLSLSHKEHEEDPWKGVNEAYPTAKRVKGTVRRITDFGAYVQVAPKIEGLLRISELSWTRRVKHPSEVVNVGQEIEVEILSANEEKHQLALGYKQTLENPWLTLSTTMPIGTETSGIVQQIRTQGAVVRVNDAFDGFMPRSKIINVGRGAKAPMNVGDNVSCVVVDLNVENASLILAMKGEDGTIGGTQQDEGRYGGGDRQDRGDRGDRGDRGDRRDRGDRGDRGHRGESVAIPQQPGVTLGDMLKDAQKSALQK; from the coding sequence ATGTCCGAACAGAACCCAGACCTCGAGCCGAACGCTGAAGCAGCCGCTGAAGCAGCACCCGAAGCAACGCCTTCACAAGCACCTGAAGCAGCGCCTGTAGCTGTTACTGAACCAGTCGCTGAAGCAGTTGCTGAACCAGTCGCTGAAGCAGTTGCTGAACCAGTCGCTGAACCAGTCGCTGAACCAGTCGCTGAACCAGTCGCTGAACCAGTCGCTGAACCAGTCGCTGAAGCAGTTGCTGAAGCCGCCCCTGAGCCAACTCCAGAATCAGCCGCTGAAGCAGCCGCGAACGCTGCTAAAAAGGAAGAGGAGCGGAAGCACAAAGAAGAGGAACGCAAGAAGCGCGATGAAGCGTATGCGATCCTTGAAGGCTTCAAGGCTGCGGGAACAGCATTCGATGTTTCGATCGCTGAGCGCGTGAAGGGCGGACTTCGTGGTGAGTTCAATGGTCTTCGGATCTTCTTGCCAGCATCGCATTTCGGCGTCCGCAAGAACGTCCCTGAAGAAGAACTCAATGGTCTGATCGGGCAAACAGTGCGTGTAAAGGTGCACGAATTGCAGTCGGACGATACGGGCTATAAGTCTGCCGTTGTTACCCGACGCGATATTCTCCTCGAAGATTTCTGGGCTGCCATTCAGCCGGGCGCTGTGTATGACGGCGTTGTATCCTCAGTTACTCCGTTCGGCGCCTTCGTCAACATTGGTGGCGTGGAAGGTCTAGTGCACGTTTCTCGCCTTTCCAAGACGCGCGTAGAGAATCCGGCGGACGTGGTCAAGAAGGGCGACAAGCTGAAGGTGACCGTGGCTGAGGTGGACCGTGAGAAGCGCAAGCTCTCACTCTCGCACAAGGAACACGAAGAAGACCCATGGAAGGGTGTCAACGAAGCTTATCCAACGGCAAAGCGCGTAAAAGGAACGGTTCGCCGTATAACAGATTTCGGCGCCTATGTTCAGGTTGCTCCCAAGATCGAAGGTCTTCTTCGTATCAGTGAGCTGAGTTGGACCCGACGTGTAAAGCACCCATCGGAGGTTGTCAACGTTGGTCAAGAGATCGAAGTAGAGATCCTTTCAGCGAACGAAGAGAAGCACCAGCTTGCTCTCGGGTATAAGCAAACACTCGAGAACCCATGGCTCACTCTCTCTACAACCATGCCTATCGGAACAGAAACGTCAGGCATCGTGCAGCAGATCCGCACCCAGGGCGCCGTTGTCCGCGTCAATGACGCGTTCGACGGATTCATGCCACGTTCGAAGATCATCAATGTGGGTCGGGGTGCAAAGGCACCGATGAACGTTGGCGACAATGTCTCATGCGTGGTTGTAGACCTCAACGTTGAAAACGCTTCGCTCATCCTTGCCATGAAGGGTGAAGACGGAACGATCGGCGGCACGCAGCAGGATGAAGGACGCTATGGTGGCGGCGACCGTCAAGATCGCGGTGATCGCGGTGATCGTGGTGATCGTGGTGATCGACGTGACCGTGGTGATCGTGGGGACCGTGGACATCGGGGTGAATCCGTTGCCATTCCGCAACAGCCCGGTGTGACCCTTGGTGACATGCTCAAGGACGCTCAGAAGTCTGCCTTGCAGAAGTAA
- a CDS encoding S8 family serine peptidase: MLRSLTLSLAFIAAFCSVVSAADVEPRTVVITWRSGSPSFLAWQAAGRRGPITDLTPLVGAHSTTPYILDATLTAVDRAHALRNHTVIRQTPDRTISRIMVVKYEADVDPAYLARKLSSLPDVQVAEPLSRHHLLEMPNDPDVGLQYHLPLIRAIDAWDVLPLNKTIVVGIVDTGIDTAHVDLGANVWRNSGEMGLDANQQDKRFNNLDDDGNGFADDWYGWDFLGADGTPDNEPLPGNLHGTHVGGIVAAVINNAIGVAGVGKNIRVMPVKIGYDDQFSSTVGRSSDGILYAASMGASIINCSFGSGSPSFADVTVIEEATTLGSLIVAASGNDGVNMAFYPAAYPQVLSVTATDELDQLTYFSNRHSSVDVCAPGLTIYSTVPGDRYDYLNGTSMASPVAAAVAAMVRLRFPDYSPDETRAVVMSTCDNVDTLNRIFMGLYGIGRVNALKAVSESSPRWVSVIRSTFTDADEDGFFEPNERIRLSLDIRNELEPLSHCVVHVTPAPAAFQPEIVTDSIVVGPLAHGQTVTLAEDVLIDLPSDIPFNGELRLMVTITDSSQFVSRQMITAVVNPTYRTIDVNYLAATVNSIGNIGYNDYPSNVQGVGLSYKGGPSLLFEGALMVGVQPRDLPNVARGAQTDIKDTSFHPLRIAELRTDSVPNGSRIVTAFSDIYDPWSIGLSITQNVYAMTADSLKRTLLITLDVTNRVDTVIRDLFVSQFYDFDIGPSGSNNGCAFDRSKGIGLIQNTTRPDFPSVGVAMISPLPMNFFALDNDGDVSSPSIYDHFLRAEKWTTMSGGIRRANSRITDVSTIIGAGPFSLAPGESKQVCFVIAVGEDYTMLSSDIASARAAAELMGLNAAPYKEIPIEDRISYIEGSPLLGPGSHDVSFAVGQTSPVTIDVIDLFGNPITTVVDNEQFQAGTYTRTMNLPNIAQGTYFLRMTTFASSVIEGFGVVR; encoded by the coding sequence ATGCTCCGTTCCCTTACTCTCTCCCTTGCCTTCATCGCAGCATTCTGTTCAGTTGTCTCTGCGGCAGACGTAGAGCCACGGACCGTTGTCATCACCTGGCGATCGGGATCGCCGTCCTTCCTCGCATGGCAAGCGGCAGGCCGTAGAGGCCCGATCACGGACCTAACGCCGCTAGTTGGTGCACACTCCACCACACCCTATATCCTTGATGCAACACTGACCGCTGTTGATCGAGCACATGCGCTGCGGAATCACACCGTTATTCGTCAAACCCCCGACCGAACGATCTCTCGTATCATGGTGGTGAAGTACGAGGCTGATGTGGACCCTGCATACCTTGCCCGGAAACTCTCTTCACTTCCTGATGTACAAGTTGCAGAGCCCCTTTCTCGACATCATCTCCTCGAGATGCCAAACGATCCGGATGTGGGACTACAGTATCATCTACCGCTCATCAGGGCTATTGATGCGTGGGACGTACTTCCTCTCAACAAGACCATCGTTGTTGGCATCGTAGACACGGGGATCGACACAGCACATGTGGACCTCGGTGCCAATGTGTGGCGAAATAGTGGTGAAATGGGGCTTGATGCGAATCAACAAGACAAGCGGTTCAACAACCTCGATGATGATGGCAATGGGTTCGCCGATGATTGGTATGGCTGGGACTTCCTTGGTGCAGACGGAACACCGGACAACGAACCACTGCCAGGGAATCTCCACGGAACCCACGTTGGCGGCATCGTTGCTGCGGTCATCAACAACGCCATTGGTGTTGCCGGTGTTGGAAAGAACATCCGCGTGATGCCGGTGAAGATCGGGTATGACGATCAGTTTTCGAGTACAGTTGGACGATCCTCCGATGGCATACTCTATGCAGCATCGATGGGCGCTTCCATCATCAACTGTTCCTTCGGAAGCGGTTCGCCCTCCTTTGCCGATGTTACGGTGATCGAAGAAGCCACAACACTTGGTTCATTGATCGTTGCCGCTTCAGGTAACGACGGTGTGAACATGGCCTTCTACCCCGCGGCCTATCCACAGGTACTTTCGGTAACGGCAACTGACGAACTCGACCAGCTCACCTATTTCTCGAATCGTCATAGCTCGGTGGATGTCTGCGCACCGGGACTTACCATCTATTCAACTGTCCCGGGCGACCGATACGACTACCTCAACGGTACATCCATGGCTTCGCCTGTAGCCGCAGCCGTGGCTGCGATGGTTCGACTGCGATTCCCGGACTACTCACCGGATGAGACACGCGCTGTTGTGATGTCGACCTGTGACAACGTCGACACTCTCAATCGCATTTTTATGGGGCTTTATGGTATCGGTCGCGTCAATGCCCTGAAAGCTGTTTCCGAGTCTTCCCCGCGTTGGGTATCGGTGATTAGGTCCACGTTCACCGATGCGGATGAAGATGGCTTCTTCGAACCCAATGAACGCATTCGTCTCTCGCTGGATATTCGAAATGAGCTTGAACCGCTGTCACATTGTGTTGTGCATGTAACGCCGGCCCCCGCTGCCTTCCAACCCGAGATCGTTACGGACTCGATCGTTGTGGGCCCACTCGCACACGGACAGACAGTCACCCTTGCAGAAGATGTCCTCATTGATCTTCCATCAGACATCCCCTTCAATGGTGAGCTGCGCTTGATGGTGACGATCACCGATAGCTCACAATTCGTCAGCAGGCAGATGATCACCGCCGTGGTCAACCCAACCTATCGCACGATCGATGTGAACTACCTTGCCGCCACTGTCAATTCTATTGGGAACATCGGATACAATGATTACCCCTCGAACGTTCAAGGCGTAGGATTGTCCTACAAGGGCGGACCAAGCCTTCTTTTTGAAGGGGCTCTCATGGTTGGAGTGCAGCCGCGAGATCTGCCGAACGTAGCCCGTGGCGCACAGACCGACATCAAGGACACGTCTTTCCATCCGCTTCGGATCGCTGAGTTACGCACAGATAGTGTTCCGAATGGATCCCGTATCGTCACGGCGTTTTCTGACATCTATGACCCATGGTCTATTGGGCTGTCGATCACGCAAAACGTCTATGCGATGACAGCGGACTCGCTGAAACGGACGTTGCTCATCACACTTGATGTTACCAATCGCGTCGACACCGTGATCCGCGACCTCTTTGTCTCTCAGTTCTATGATTTCGACATCGGGCCTTCCGGCTCCAACAATGGATGTGCCTTTGATCGAAGCAAGGGCATCGGTCTGATCCAAAACACCACACGTCCGGATTTTCCATCCGTTGGAGTGGCGATGATCTCGCCCCTTCCGATGAACTTCTTTGCCCTAGACAACGATGGTGATGTTTCCTCACCTAGTATCTACGATCACTTCCTCCGTGCCGAAAAGTGGACGACGATGTCAGGGGGCATTCGGCGCGCAAACTCACGCATCACAGACGTCTCAACGATCATTGGTGCCGGACCGTTTTCACTTGCACCGGGAGAGAGCAAACAAGTGTGTTTCGTGATCGCCGTTGGTGAAGATTACACAATGCTCTCATCTGATATCGCGTCTGCCCGTGCTGCCGCAGAATTGATGGGACTCAATGCAGCACCGTACAAAGAGATCCCGATCGAGGACAGGATATCCTACATCGAAGGTTCTCCACTGCTCGGGCCCGGATCACACGACGTCAGTTTTGCCGTTGGACAGACCTCTCCTGTAACCATCGATGTGATCGATCTGTTTGGCAACCCTATCACCACCGTGGTAGACAACGAGCAGTTTCAAGCGGGAACATACACGCGCACGATGAACCTCCCGAACATCGCACAAGGCACCTACTTCCTGCGGATGACAACCTTCGCATCTTCGGTGATCGAGGGCTTTGGTGTGGTTCGTTAA
- the rlmD gene encoding 23S rRNA (uracil(1939)-C(5))-methyltransferase RlmD: MRKQLPVQEIEITVDAIGFEGISIGRIDNLVHFVAGALPGERVRARVTGKKKKFIQAETIEVLVASPDRVEAPCPHFGTCGGCKWQHLAYAQQAQWKRQHVVDAFERLAHVPVGSIKSTLASPEPFHYRNKMEFSFGASSWLTREEIESGKEFDTQFALGLHVPGRFDKVRDVEHCLLQSTVANSILAHTHACADTNGIRAYHQRFHDGFARHLVIRSSAAMGTVMTILITTTPTEQAHADFIEAWMSLYPSLPEGSSMIHAVNDSWSPVAVGEIKRTLGPGYLDEVSHGITYRVSPFSFFQTNTQHLPALVEEAMQGAGITSADVVWDLYCGTGTLTLPAAQRAKHVVGAELSAGSIADARANAERNGITNVEFHTVDLHVPSALDVLRGFPTPDVILIDPPRNGMHEQVVRHLMAVGAPRILYVSCNPATMARDCAILHEMYDVEVITPVDMFPQTFHVEAVGVLVKR; this comes from the coding sequence ATGCGTAAACAACTTCCAGTGCAAGAGATCGAGATCACGGTTGATGCGATCGGTTTCGAGGGCATTTCCATCGGACGGATCGACAATCTTGTGCACTTCGTTGCAGGAGCATTGCCCGGAGAGCGGGTGCGTGCTCGTGTGACGGGGAAAAAGAAGAAGTTCATCCAAGCTGAGACGATAGAGGTCTTGGTGGCGTCCCCTGACCGTGTAGAAGCCCCGTGCCCTCATTTCGGTACGTGCGGTGGCTGTAAGTGGCAGCATCTAGCCTATGCTCAACAGGCACAATGGAAGCGTCAGCATGTGGTTGACGCGTTCGAGCGGCTGGCACATGTCCCCGTAGGATCCATCAAGTCAACCTTGGCCTCTCCCGAACCGTTCCACTATCGGAACAAGATGGAGTTCTCCTTTGGTGCGTCGAGCTGGCTCACACGAGAGGAGATCGAAAGTGGGAAGGAGTTCGATACGCAGTTTGCACTTGGTCTGCACGTGCCCGGTCGATTTGATAAGGTCCGTGATGTAGAGCATTGTCTGTTGCAGTCCACCGTTGCTAATTCGATCCTCGCGCATACTCATGCCTGTGCAGACACCAACGGCATACGAGCATATCACCAGCGATTCCATGATGGTTTTGCCAGACATCTGGTGATCCGCTCCAGTGCCGCAATGGGTACAGTGATGACAATACTCATCACAACAACGCCGACCGAGCAGGCACATGCAGACTTCATCGAAGCATGGATGTCATTGTATCCAAGCTTGCCGGAAGGCTCCTCCATGATCCACGCGGTAAACGACTCATGGTCGCCGGTGGCCGTTGGTGAGATCAAACGCACTCTCGGTCCCGGATATCTTGACGAGGTGTCGCATGGCATCACCTATCGCGTGTCTCCATTCTCCTTCTTCCAAACGAACACACAACACCTGCCGGCTCTTGTAGAAGAAGCCATGCAGGGGGCAGGCATCACGTCTGCGGATGTTGTGTGGGACCTATACTGCGGAACAGGAACGCTCACATTGCCGGCGGCACAGCGTGCAAAGCATGTTGTTGGGGCCGAGCTTTCTGCCGGTTCCATTGCAGATGCCCGAGCCAATGCCGAGCGCAATGGAATTACAAATGTTGAGTTCCACACGGTTGACCTGCATGTGCCGTCAGCATTGGATGTTCTGCGAGGTTTTCCCACACCCGATGTGATCCTCATCGATCCACCGAGAAACGGAATGCATGAACAGGTGGTGCGTCACCTCATGGCCGTTGGAGCACCTCGTATCCTCTACGTGAGCTGCAACCCTGCAACGATGGCACGTGATTGTGCGATCCTGCATGAGATGTACGATGTTGAGGTGATCACGCCTGTGGATATGTTCCCGCAGACATTCCACGTAGAGGCCGTAGGCGTCTTGGTAAAGCGTTAA